A stretch of the Desulfobacter sp. genome encodes the following:
- a CDS encoding aminoacyl-tRNA hydrolase translates to MSDSTYTLVAGLGNPGKEYSQTRHNIGFLVIDALASKIGRDLNKNRFDAAYVKARVKNRDTFLVKPLSYMNRSGIPLQKLAAYFKIDMGDIIVIHDDMDLAFGQIKIVQGRGHGGHNGIRSIIEAFGRRECIRIRVGVGHPGSGRAVTGHVLGKFSHEEQSGLDELIQTASDACLTILESGVTKAMNSVNSRR, encoded by the coding sequence ATGTCTGATTCAACTTATACTTTGGTGGCGGGTCTGGGAAATCCTGGTAAGGAATATTCCCAGACCCGTCATAATATCGGGTTTCTGGTAATTGATGCCCTGGCCTCAAAGATCGGCCGGGATTTGAACAAGAACCGTTTTGATGCCGCCTATGTTAAGGCCCGGGTGAAAAACCGGGACACCTTCCTTGTAAAGCCGCTCTCTTATATGAATCGAAGCGGTATCCCCCTGCAAAAACTTGCTGCCTATTTTAAAATTGATATGGGGGATATTATCGTGATCCATGATGATATGGATCTTGCCTTTGGTCAGATCAAGATCGTTCAGGGCAGGGGACATGGCGGACACAATGGAATCCGGTCCATAATTGAGGCCTTTGGGCGCAGGGAATGCATCCGGATTCGTGTGGGGGTGGGTCACCCGGGGTCTGGCAGGGCGGTTACCGGCCATGTCCTGGGTAAGTTTTCCCATGAAGAACAATCCGGGTTGGATGAGTTGATTCAAACGGCTTCTGACGCCTGTCTGACCATCCTGGAATCCGGGGTGACCAAAGCCATGAACTCTGTCAATTCCCGCCGATAA
- a CDS encoding RluA family pseudouridine synthase, whose product MNLLFSISTSKVGLRLDQVVALSHETLSRGRASDLICQKMILVNGATKRPGYRVKKGDKVSGRILIHEPPTLPAPEKMALSILHEDDYILVVDKPPGQVVHPGPGHLTGTLVNGLLAHDSVFSNPGWDPLRPGIVHRLDMDTSGLILVAKTIKSHEFLQKEFKQRRVIKEYLALVQGKDIPDQGDILLPIGRHPKKRKLMAVVPETGKYARTGFRVKERFKEATLAAIRLYTGRTHQIRVHFYASGMPLLGDRVYQNRRHRKGSMLAPRQMLHSWRLGFRHPFSGRKMAFEASLPEDFEQCLAVLASSTS is encoded by the coding sequence ATGAATCTATTATTTAGCATCTCAACTTCCAAGGTTGGGCTCCGTCTCGACCAGGTGGTCGCCCTTTCCCATGAGACCCTGTCCAGGGGCAGGGCGTCGGATTTGATCTGTCAAAAAATGATCCTGGTGAACGGGGCGACCAAACGACCCGGATACAGGGTGAAAAAAGGGGACAAGGTTTCAGGCCGGATTCTCATTCATGAACCGCCGACCCTTCCAGCACCTGAAAAAATGGCGCTTTCCATCCTCCATGAAGACGACTATATTCTGGTGGTGGATAAACCCCCGGGACAGGTGGTGCATCCAGGGCCCGGTCACCTCACAGGTACCCTGGTCAACGGCCTTCTGGCCCATGATTCTGTGTTTTCAAACCCTGGCTGGGACCCTTTGCGCCCGGGAATTGTTCACCGGCTGGATATGGATACCTCGGGCCTGATTCTGGTTGCAAAAACAATCAAAAGCCATGAATTTCTTCAAAAAGAGTTTAAACAGCGCAGGGTGATCAAAGAATATCTTGCTCTGGTTCAGGGAAAAGATATTCCAGACCAAGGCGATATCCTGCTTCCCATTGGCCGCCATCCCAAAAAACGCAAACTCATGGCCGTGGTGCCTGAAACCGGAAAGTACGCCCGAACCGGGTTCCGGGTGAAAGAACGGTTCAAAGAGGCGACTCTGGCGGCAATCCGCCTGTATACCGGGCGTACCCATCAGATCCGGGTTCATTTTTATGCCTCGGGCATGCCTTTGCTCGGGGATCGGGTATATCAAAACCGCCGTCACCGTAAGGGATCAATGCTTGCCCCAAGACAGATGCTTCACTCCTGGCGTCTGGGGTTCAGGCATCCTTTTTCAGGCAGAAAAATGGCCTTTGAAGCCTCCCTGCCTGAAGATTTTGAACAATGTTTGGCTGTTTTGGCCAGTTCAACCTCCTAA
- a CDS encoding ISAs1 family transposase, protein MNEKKSLETFFDNIQDPRHHNKLHNLIDVVIIAICAVVAGADTYEQIENFGKKRKRWLSKFLSLPHGIPSHDTFGRIFERMNPNEFQSSFMHWVQSVAKMTKGQVIAIDGKTLRRSHDTSNDKKAIHMISAWASSNKVVLGQLKTEEKSNEITAIPNLLKLLDISGCIITIDAMGTQKKIAETIINKGCDYVLALKENHKTLHDEAVLFFNKMEEMKNQGYQFNEQTSFDGGHGRVETRRAVITSDIDWFEDKKSWKGLKSIGMIESTREMDGQISHEKRYYISSLDSDPNIFGNAVKRHWGIENSVHWVLDIAFREDESRVRKGNSPETFAAIRHIALNLLRNNKTFKGSVKTKRLNAAMDIKYLEEVMFG, encoded by the coding sequence ATGAACGAAAAAAAATCTCTTGAAACTTTTTTTGACAATATTCAGGACCCCAGACACCACAATAAGCTTCATAATTTAATTGATGTCGTCATCATCGCAATTTGTGCGGTAGTTGCTGGCGCAGACACTTATGAGCAAATTGAAAACTTTGGCAAAAAGAGAAAAAGGTGGTTGTCAAAATTTCTAAGCCTTCCCCATGGGATACCCTCCCATGACACCTTTGGCAGAATTTTTGAAAGGATGAACCCGAATGAATTTCAGAGCAGTTTTATGCACTGGGTTCAGTCGGTTGCAAAGATGACCAAAGGTCAAGTCATTGCAATCGACGGCAAAACTCTAAGGCGTTCACACGATACCTCCAATGATAAGAAAGCCATTCATATGATCAGTGCGTGGGCTTCGTCTAATAAAGTGGTTTTAGGGCAATTAAAAACCGAAGAAAAATCAAATGAAATTACGGCCATTCCAAATCTTTTAAAACTTTTAGATATCTCGGGCTGCATTATAACCATTGATGCCATGGGCACTCAAAAGAAAATCGCTGAAACCATAATAAACAAAGGGTGTGACTATGTCCTTGCCCTGAAAGAAAATCATAAAACCTTGCATGATGAAGCGGTACTTTTTTTCAATAAAATGGAAGAAATGAAAAATCAGGGGTACCAGTTTAATGAACAGACCAGTTTTGACGGAGGGCACGGTCGAGTCGAAACGCGCAGGGCTGTGATAACCTCTGATATTGATTGGTTTGAAGATAAAAAAAGTTGGAAAGGTTTGAAAAGTATTGGAATGATTGAATCCACCCGGGAAATGGACGGCCAGATCAGTCATGAAAAGCGATATTATATATCGAGCCTGGATAGCGACCCCAATATTTTTGGTAATGCTGTCAAGAGGCATTGGGGAATTGAAAATTCAGTGCATTGGGTATTGGATATTGCGTTCCGTGAAGACGAAAGCAGAGTCAGAAAGGGGAACTCTCCTGAGACTTTTGCAGCGATTCGGCACATTGCATTAAATTTATTACGGAACAATAAGACATTTAAAGGGAGTGTAAAAACCAAAAGGTTGAATGCTGCTATGGATATCAAATATCTGGAGGAAGTTATGTTTGGATGA
- a CDS encoding 50S ribosomal protein L25, whose product MELIELNAKTRETKGKGAARKMRADNAIPAIVYGAKTEPLKLSVDTSVFDKIIRDNGTTGLFFNLNIEGGQEKMVMLKQLQMDAFGLKYLHVDFHEIDMDAKVSVSIPVETTGECAGVKEGGMLQIIRRELDILCKPKDTPESIVLDIAELAIGDAIHVEDIDLGASIEIPHEVNFTVLTVVPPTADTSDVEEEDEDLAEEGEAVAEPAAE is encoded by the coding sequence TTGGAATTAATTGAATTAAATGCAAAAACAAGAGAAACCAAGGGAAAGGGCGCAGCCAGAAAAATGAGAGCTGATAATGCCATTCCTGCCATCGTTTACGGTGCCAAAACAGAGCCTTTGAAATTGTCCGTTGATACGTCTGTTTTTGATAAAATAATCAGGGACAATGGTACGACCGGTCTGTTCTTTAATTTGAACATTGAAGGCGGCCAGGAGAAAATGGTTATGCTCAAACAGCTTCAGATGGATGCATTCGGGCTTAAGTACCTGCATGTGGATTTTCATGAAATTGATATGGATGCCAAGGTCTCTGTCTCCATTCCCGTTGAGACAACAGGGGAATGCGCAGGTGTTAAAGAGGGCGGGATGCTCCAGATTATCCGTCGTGAACTTGATATTCTGTGTAAACCCAAAGATACGCCGGAAAGTATTGTTTTGGATATTGCAGAGCTTGCCATTGGTGACGCCATCCATGTTGAAGACATTGATCTGGGTGCATCCATTGAGATTCCCCATGAGGTGAATTTCACTGTCCTGACCGTGGTTCCGCCCACAGCAGATACCTCTGATGTTGAAGAAGAAGATGAGGATCTGGCTGAAGAAGGAGAGGCCGTAGCAGAGCCTGCAGCTGAATAA
- a CDS encoding CarD family transcriptional regulator: MGEESGNTAAKAKENSTKKEFAKGDLAVYPAHGVGYIESIESKEINGDTMNFYMMKIVENGMVIMIPTSNVESVGLREVIPETEVAQVYKVMQEKGQSSDNQTWNRRYREYMDKIKTGSIYDVAEVFRDLFQLKLEKDLSFGERKLLDTAQNLLVQELSMAKDIDEKAMMEEIENLFT; this comes from the coding sequence ATGGGTGAAGAATCCGGAAATACTGCGGCTAAGGCAAAAGAGAATTCAACCAAAAAAGAGTTTGCAAAGGGTGATCTTGCAGTCTATCCTGCACACGGTGTCGGCTATATCGAGTCCATCGAAAGCAAGGAAATTAACGGCGACACCATGAATTTTTACATGATGAAGATTGTGGAAAACGGAATGGTGATTATGATTCCCACCTCCAATGTGGAATCTGTCGGGTTGCGGGAGGTTATTCCGGAAACTGAAGTGGCTCAAGTCTACAAGGTAATGCAGGAAAAAGGTCAAAGCAGTGACAACCAGACCTGGAACCGCCGGTACAGAGAATACATGGATAAAATCAAGACCGGTTCCATCTATGATGTGGCCGAGGTCTTTCGGGATCTTTTTCAGCTAAAGCTTGAAAAGGATCTTTCTTTTGGTGAGAGAAAACTTTTGGATACCGCCCAGAACCTTTTGGTGCAGGAACTTTCCATGGCCAAGGATATTGATGAAAAAGCCATGATGGAAGAAATTGAAAATCTGTTTACCTGA
- the fdhF gene encoding formate dehydrogenase subunit alpha has translation MAKDIITLNENQLEYEPGETILNIASRNQIDIPTLCHLKHTNPTHTCRVCVVEVAGQKDLVESCVTPAEPGMVILSKSPRVIEARKKIISGLLTRGNHNCAIRNFDTMDWTDFQLEVLKSDGKQDLCPVWGDCELQDLAYRYQVQTKGMPQNLCKYKTERANPFIIRDFSRCILCGRCIKACREIQVNNAIEFGYHGEEMKIIAGNDNHLKDSDCVFCGECVQACPVGALIPDREFRDHRFTPTETVRTTCSFCGVGCQMDVFVQDNKIVKIDGADPDLPPNNASLCVKGRFGYDFVSSPDRLKSPLIKKNGKQVQASWDEALDLVASKLTSIKDTYGPDATGVLTSARITNEDNYAAMKFTRGVLKTNNIDHCARLUHSSTVAGLAAAFGSGAMTNSIADIEDSDVILVTGSNTTENHPVLSSFMKRAVLKGKTLILIDPRRVHLADHAETWLRPTPGTDIAWINGLMNIIISNHLEDREFIEARCENFDALKATVAKYTPEHVEKITGIPQSDLIEVAEKFARADAASICYCMGITQHTCGTDNVKSLANLSMLCGHIGKPGGGVNPLRGQNNVQGACDMGGLPNVFTAYQPVASPDTREKYQKAWQIEDLSSTPGIVATEMFQKAHDGEMKSLFIIGENPMISDPDLNHAKKALSNLEFLVVQDIFETETTALADVVLPAFCFAEKNGTFTNSERRVQRVRKAVEAPGEARPDWQIICQIAQRMGYDFSYENSHEIFKEITSLTPSYSGITWERIEQEGIHWPCPDINHPGTPILHSSQFTRGRGYFHAIEHVPAAELTDQSYPFILTTGRVLYHYHTGTMTMRTHGLNRLSPECFVEISNGDATKLGIDHGQMVKVCSRRGRIKAKLKVSKKAVDGTIFIPFHFAKAAANKLTNSELDPTAKIPEFKVCAINIEAA, from the coding sequence ATGGCTAAAGATATTATAACGCTCAACGAAAACCAGCTTGAATATGAACCCGGCGAAACCATTCTGAATATTGCCAGTCGAAATCAAATAGACATTCCCACCCTCTGCCACCTCAAACATACAAACCCCACCCATACCTGCAGGGTTTGTGTGGTGGAAGTTGCAGGACAAAAAGACTTGGTTGAATCCTGTGTAACCCCGGCAGAACCCGGCATGGTTATTTTAAGTAAATCACCACGGGTGATTGAGGCCAGAAAAAAGATTATTTCAGGCCTTCTGACCCGGGGGAATCACAATTGCGCCATTCGAAATTTTGACACCATGGACTGGACGGATTTCCAGCTTGAGGTCCTCAAGTCAGACGGAAAGCAGGACCTTTGCCCGGTATGGGGGGATTGTGAACTCCAGGATCTGGCCTACCGCTATCAGGTTCAGACAAAGGGGATGCCCCAGAACCTGTGCAAATATAAAACAGAACGGGCCAACCCTTTCATTATCAGAGATTTTTCCAGGTGCATCCTTTGCGGCAGATGCATCAAAGCCTGCAGGGAAATCCAGGTCAACAACGCCATTGAATTCGGTTACCACGGTGAAGAGATGAAAATCATTGCCGGCAATGACAATCACCTCAAAGATTCTGATTGTGTATTTTGCGGAGAATGCGTCCAGGCATGTCCCGTGGGTGCCCTGATTCCTGACAGGGAATTTCGGGACCATCGGTTTACCCCCACCGAAACGGTGAGAACCACCTGTTCCTTTTGCGGGGTCGGCTGTCAAATGGATGTATTTGTCCAGGACAATAAAATCGTTAAGATCGACGGGGCAGACCCGGATCTGCCGCCCAACAATGCCAGCCTCTGCGTCAAAGGCAGGTTTGGATACGACTTTGTCTCCTCGCCTGATCGGCTTAAATCCCCCTTGATCAAAAAAAACGGCAAGCAGGTACAAGCCTCCTGGGACGAGGCCTTGGACCTTGTGGCCTCAAAACTGACATCCATCAAGGACACTTACGGACCTGATGCCACAGGGGTTCTGACCTCGGCCAGGATCACCAATGAAGACAACTATGCGGCCATGAAATTCACCCGGGGGGTCTTAAAGACAAACAATATTGACCATTGTGCCCGGTTGTGACACAGCTCCACCGTAGCCGGTCTGGCTGCAGCTTTTGGAAGCGGTGCAATGACCAACTCCATCGCCGATATTGAAGACTCGGATGTGATCCTGGTGACAGGTTCAAACACCACTGAAAATCACCCAGTGCTCTCTTCGTTCATGAAACGGGCAGTCCTCAAGGGAAAAACACTCATCCTCATTGACCCGAGAAGAGTCCATCTGGCCGACCATGCTGAAACATGGCTGCGGCCCACCCCCGGAACCGATATCGCCTGGATCAACGGGTTGATGAACATTATCATTTCAAACCATCTTGAAGACCGGGAATTCATTGAAGCACGGTGCGAAAACTTTGATGCCTTAAAGGCCACCGTGGCCAAATACACCCCGGAACATGTTGAAAAAATCACAGGCATTCCCCAATCAGACCTGATTGAGGTGGCCGAAAAATTTGCCCGGGCCGATGCCGCCTCCATCTGCTATTGCATGGGCATTACCCAGCATACCTGCGGCACGGACAATGTAAAATCCCTGGCCAATCTATCCATGCTCTGCGGTCATATCGGCAAACCCGGGGGCGGTGTCAACCCCCTTCGGGGCCAGAACAATGTCCAGGGCGCCTGTGACATGGGAGGACTGCCCAATGTATTCACCGCTTACCAGCCCGTGGCAAGCCCTGATACAAGGGAAAAATACCAAAAGGCCTGGCAGATTGAAGACCTGTCCTCAACCCCGGGGATTGTGGCCACAGAAATGTTCCAAAAGGCCCATGACGGAGAGATGAAATCCTTGTTCATCATCGGCGAGAACCCCATGATCTCGGATCCAGATCTCAACCATGCAAAAAAAGCCCTGTCCAACCTGGAATTTCTTGTGGTCCAAGATATTTTCGAGACTGAAACCACGGCCCTTGCCGATGTGGTTCTGCCGGCCTTTTGCTTTGCCGAAAAAAACGGGACATTCACCAACTCGGAACGGCGGGTTCAACGGGTCAGAAAAGCAGTTGAAGCGCCGGGGGAGGCCAGGCCGGACTGGCAGATCATCTGCCAGATTGCCCAGCGCATGGGATATGATTTTTCCTATGAAAACAGCCATGAAATTTTCAAAGAAATCACCAGCCTGACGCCCTCGTACAGCGGCATCACCTGGGAACGCATTGAACAGGAAGGAATTCACTGGCCCTGCCCGGATATAAACCATCCTGGCACCCCCATTTTACACTCCTCCCAGTTTACACGGGGCAGGGGATATTTCCATGCCATTGAGCATGTGCCTGCGGCAGAACTAACCGACCAAAGCTATCCCTTTATCCTGACCACCGGCCGGGTGCTCTACCATTACCACACCGGCACCATGACCATGCGCACCCATGGGTTAAACAGGCTCTCACCTGAATGCTTTGTTGAAATATCCAACGGTGATGCCACAAAACTGGGGATTGACCACGGACAAATGGTCAAGGTTTGCTCGAGACGGGGACGGATAAAGGCAAAACTCAAGGTGTCAAAAAAAGCCGTGGACGGGACCATTTTCATCCCCTTCCATTTTGCCAAGGCTGCGGCCAACAAGCTGACCAATTCAGAACTTGACCCTACGGCAAAAATTCCGGAATTCAAGGTCTGCGCCATTAATATTGAGGCAGCCTAG
- a CDS encoding IS256 family transposase: MTEENTEFDFQKALKGIQEGKPFIGKGGVLTSLIKNLAEAALEGELESHLGQEVSANRRNGKSKKTIKSLDGKFELETPRDRAGTFSPQIVKKHQTTLSDEIERKIIALYGLGMSYNDMASHLQEIYGLEISNATLSTITDKIIHTVKEWQARPLENVYPIVWLDAIHYKVRENGKVGSKAVYTILGVNIEGRKEVLGLYISENEGANFWLQVLTDLSNRGVKDILIACVDGLKGFPEAIETIFPDTEVQLCVVHQIRNSLKYVGSKNKKEFMADLKRVYKAVNKDLAEEELDILENKWNDKYPIVIKSWRNNWERLSHFFKYPEEIRRIIYTTNTIEAVHRQFRKLTKTKGSFPNQDSLLKLLYMGIQNASKKWTMPIQNWSLTISQLAIFFEGRLDKELGI, encoded by the coding sequence ATGACCGAAGAAAACACCGAATTTGATTTTCAAAAAGCCCTTAAAGGCATCCAGGAAGGTAAACCCTTCATAGGTAAGGGCGGCGTCCTTACATCATTAATCAAAAATCTTGCTGAAGCTGCTCTTGAAGGAGAGTTGGAGTCCCATCTCGGGCAGGAAGTTTCTGCCAACCGCCGTAATGGAAAAAGCAAAAAGACCATTAAATCCCTGGATGGTAAATTTGAGCTGGAAACCCCGCGTGACAGGGCCGGAACCTTCTCTCCACAGATCGTCAAAAAACATCAGACAACGCTCAGCGATGAAATTGAAAGAAAGATAATAGCCCTTTACGGCCTGGGCATGAGTTATAATGATATGGCTTCCCATTTACAGGAAATCTATGGACTTGAGATTTCAAATGCCACTCTGAGCACCATTACCGATAAAATCATCCATACCGTCAAAGAATGGCAGGCCAGGCCGTTGGAAAATGTGTACCCAATCGTATGGCTTGATGCCATACATTATAAAGTACGAGAAAACGGAAAGGTCGGCAGCAAAGCCGTTTACACAATTCTTGGGGTGAATATCGAGGGCCGCAAAGAGGTTCTTGGGCTGTACATATCCGAGAATGAGGGTGCGAACTTCTGGCTGCAGGTGTTAACAGACCTTTCAAACCGAGGGGTAAAAGATATCCTGATTGCCTGTGTTGATGGTCTAAAAGGTTTTCCCGAGGCCATTGAGACCATATTCCCGGACACAGAAGTTCAACTCTGCGTAGTCCACCAGATCCGAAATTCATTGAAATACGTTGGTTCCAAAAATAAAAAGGAATTTATGGCAGATCTAAAACGTGTTTATAAAGCGGTCAATAAGGATCTGGCCGAAGAAGAACTGGATATCTTGGAAAATAAATGGAATGACAAATACCCGATTGTGATAAAATCCTGGCGGAACAACTGGGAACGCCTCAGTCATTTCTTTAAATATCCAGAAGAGATTCGACGGATAATATACACCACAAATACCATTGAGGCTGTGCATCGACAGTTTCGAAAACTGACCAAAACAAAGGGATCATTCCCGAACCAGGACAGCCTGTTAAAGCTGCTTTACATGGGGATCCAGAACGCCAGTAAAAAATGGACAATGCCGATTCAAAATTGGTCACTGACAATTTCCCAGTTGGCAATTTTCTTTGAAGGCCGGCTGGATAAAGAGCTGGGAATTTGA
- a CDS encoding ISL3 family transposase, with translation MSTSFIYHAFGLRDYFYKTTRFIGGIITFELIPKPEAVKCPECNSRSVTRKGIVTRDLRTIPVGSKPVILRTAIQRIWCSFCQFVRQIKLSFAQEGKSYTRAFERYVLELSQFMTIKDIAIHLRISWDTIKQIQKEDLLRRYRNIPLEKVRQIAIDEISIGKGHKYLTIVMDLESGRILHVGEGKGGEALKSFWTKVKISKAKIKAVSIDMSPAYLSAVIENLSGSAIVFDRFHVVKLFNEKLSDFRRKLYNLLANTGQQKLLKGVRWLLLKNPENLSDDKKEAQRLEEALKINQPLLVVYYMKEELRQIWNQKKKETAEKIVSNWINLANISKIPMLMKFAKTLAVHRQRILSYYDYRISTGPLEGTNNKIKTMKRKAYGYRDSEFFRLKLLDLHNKRYALIG, from the coding sequence ATGTCCACAAGCTTCATATACCATGCCTTTGGCCTTCGTGACTACTTTTATAAAACAACACGTTTCATCGGTGGAATAATCACTTTTGAACTCATACCAAAACCGGAGGCGGTAAAATGCCCGGAATGTAATTCCAGGTCCGTCACCAGGAAAGGGATTGTGACAAGAGATCTCAGAACAATACCGGTAGGTTCAAAACCCGTGATTCTCAGGACGGCTATCCAGAGAATTTGGTGTTCGTTCTGTCAATTTGTCCGGCAAATCAAACTATCCTTTGCCCAGGAGGGGAAAAGCTATACCCGGGCTTTTGAACGGTATGTCTTGGAGTTGTCTCAGTTCATGACAATCAAAGATATTGCCATCCATTTAAGGATCAGCTGGGATACGATAAAGCAGATCCAGAAAGAAGACCTGCTGAGGCGTTATCGAAATATCCCCCTTGAGAAAGTCCGGCAGATTGCCATAGATGAAATTTCCATAGGGAAAGGGCATAAATACTTGACCATCGTGATGGATCTGGAATCCGGTAGAATTCTGCACGTGGGAGAAGGAAAAGGTGGTGAAGCTTTGAAATCTTTTTGGACAAAAGTGAAAATATCGAAAGCAAAAATCAAAGCCGTCAGCATCGATATGTCCCCGGCATACTTGAGTGCTGTTATTGAAAATCTTTCTGGTTCAGCAATTGTCTTTGACAGATTTCATGTTGTTAAATTGTTCAATGAGAAACTGTCGGATTTCAGGCGAAAGCTCTACAACCTTCTTGCCAATACCGGGCAACAAAAACTTCTGAAGGGAGTCCGGTGGCTTTTGTTAAAAAATCCCGAAAACCTCAGTGATGACAAGAAGGAGGCCCAACGGTTAGAAGAAGCATTGAAAATAAATCAGCCGCTATTGGTAGTCTACTACATGAAAGAGGAACTCAGGCAAATATGGAATCAAAAGAAAAAAGAAACAGCTGAAAAGATAGTCAGCAATTGGATCAATCTGGCCAATATTTCCAAAATTCCAATGTTGATGAAATTTGCCAAGACCTTGGCTGTGCACAGGCAAAGAATCCTTTCATACTATGATTACAGGATATCTACAGGTCCTTTAGAAGGGACAAATAACAAGATAAAAACCATGAAACGGAAAGCTTATGGATACAGGGATTCGGAGTTTTTCAGGTTGAAACTTTTGGACCTTCACAATAAAAGGTACGCATTAATCGGATGA